The bacterium genome includes a region encoding these proteins:
- a CDS encoding glycosyl transferase, whose translation MSDFHQSGATTTLHRLGPPNVGRLEGELKHFARDRPMGLVLPCLYTEIQGPGLPGILEVLREVTYLQEVIVSVSGTADAEKFRDVQKYFEALPNALCIWSSGPTVGELLNQLRSSGLAPGPDGKGRAVWIGAGYALARGQTDALAFHDCDVLSYDREFLARLCFPVIHPNLDYDYCKGYYGRATDRLHGRVTRLFLTPLLAALKQTLTELPLIGFISSFRYPLAGEFAMKTALARQVRIPSDWGLEIGLLAEVFRTASPHRICQVELCDNYDHKHQELSAEDATRGLHRMVIDIASTLFHNLASVGVQFDAGFLNTLCAGYLRQAQDTVSSYADDALINGLRFDQHDEELMVETFTSGLRGAGLTFVGDPAPKRLIPNWHRVSAALPEFLADLRYAAEIDRRG comes from the coding sequence ATGAGCGATTTCCATCAGAGCGGAGCGACGACCACCCTGCACCGGCTGGGCCCCCCCAATGTGGGCCGCCTGGAGGGCGAGTTGAAACACTTCGCGCGCGACCGGCCCATGGGGCTGGTGCTGCCCTGTCTGTACACGGAGATCCAGGGACCCGGGCTCCCGGGCATCCTCGAGGTCTTGCGTGAGGTCACCTATCTGCAGGAGGTGATCGTCAGCGTCTCGGGGACCGCGGACGCGGAAAAGTTCCGGGACGTTCAGAAATACTTCGAAGCCCTGCCCAACGCGCTCTGCATCTGGAGCAGCGGTCCGACCGTGGGCGAGTTGCTCAATCAGTTGCGTTCCAGCGGTTTGGCGCCAGGGCCGGACGGGAAGGGCCGGGCGGTCTGGATCGGTGCCGGCTACGCGCTGGCGCGCGGCCAGACCGACGCACTCGCATTCCACGATTGCGACGTATTGAGTTACGACCGCGAGTTTCTGGCGCGCCTTTGCTTTCCCGTCATCCATCCGAATCTCGACTACGACTACTGCAAGGGTTACTACGGCAGAGCGACCGACCGACTTCACGGTCGTGTGACGCGCCTTTTCCTGACCCCGTTACTGGCCGCCCTCAAGCAGACTCTGACCGAGTTACCGCTCATTGGATTCATTTCGAGCTTCCGGTATCCACTGGCCGGAGAGTTCGCCATGAAGACCGCCCTGGCGCGTCAGGTACGCATTCCAAGCGACTGGGGTCTGGAGATCGGTCTACTCGCCGAAGTATTCCGCACCGCTTCACCCCATCGAATCTGTCAGGTGGAACTCTGCGACAACTACGATCACAAGCATCAGGAGCTATCCGCTGAGGACGCCACGCGCGGTCTGCACCGCATGGTGATCGATATCGCATCGACGTTGTTCCACAACCTGGCGAGTGTGGGCGTGCAGTTCGATGCGGGTTTCCTGAACACCCTGTGCGCCGGTTATCTGCGCCAGGCCCAGGACACGGTTTCTTCCTACGCGGACGACGCGCTGATCAACGGATTGCGCTTCGACCAGCACGACGAAGAACTCATGGTCGAGACCTTCACGTCCGGTCTGCGCGGTGCGGGCCTGACATTCGTGGGCGATCCCGCACCCAAGCGCCTGATTCCGAACTGGCACCGCGTGAGCGCCGCGCTGCCCGAGTTCCTGGCCGATCTGCGCTACGCCGCAGAGATCGACCGCCGCGGCTGA
- a CDS encoding PilZ domain-containing protein has protein sequence MAEDSSDERRKFHRVHTESLVSIARVDSGDSLAQALDVSIGGIRFQTVGLDLQVGERIRVSLTLGDKTVDIVGELVRVTDLDTFTQELGLSFLEIDPEVLELLQQYLPEPHEIEPADQ, from the coding sequence GTGGCCGAAGACAGCAGCGACGAACGAAGAAAATTCCATCGCGTACACACCGAATCCCTGGTGTCGATCGCCCGCGTGGATTCCGGCGACAGCCTGGCCCAGGCCCTCGATGTTTCGATCGGCGGGATTCGCTTCCAGACCGTCGGCCTGGATCTCCAGGTCGGTGAGCGGATACGCGTATCGCTGACGCTGGGCGACAAGACCGTCGACATCGTCGGCGAACTGGTGCGCGTCACGGACCTCGACACGTTTACCCAGGAACTGGGATTGTCATTCCTGGAGATCGATCCGGAGGTACTCGAGTTGCTCCAGCAGTACCTGCCGGAGCCTCACGAGATCGAGCCCGCCGACCAGTAA